A region of the Melanotaenia boesemani isolate fMelBoe1 chromosome 6, fMelBoe1.pri, whole genome shotgun sequence genome:
TATGGACATATCAGTATTCAGTTCAGCAGACAGAACCACAGAGTCGAACCACCATTTTGGTCTTGAGGTCACTGAGAGCTTCGAGCTGCAGAGAAATCGAATGCAAGAGATGTAGTTCCTCATTTTGTAAGAATGCTGTAAGacagaattttttttgttttgttttttgtaatagCTGCTGGGAAGACGAACATATGAGatgtaaaacaagaaaaactaagTGGCATTAACAGCTGCTGAAGCCTTCATTTTTCATGTACatcaaatgaatgaaatgaatttaattattcattcatgtcTGTCGCttccaaaacacaaaataaaacaagcagtgaTCAGGGGAGTAGCAGCAGTAGTGAAAGCAAACACGAGGCAAAGAGCATTAGTGGAAGTCTGCAGCTTAAATATCCAATGGATATGTTTGATTTGTAACATGAAACTTTAAAGGACATCACATGAGACACAGCACAGCagctatacacacacacacacacacacacacacacacacacacacatatatatatattcattttctgAATATTTGTTGCTTCCTAAATGGGAAATCATACTGTAAAGAAAAATTTcaaagtaacacacacacacacacacacacacacacacacacacacacacacacacacacacacacaagtggcTCAAATGTCAGTGTTGATAACTGCTACATATTTGTACATGTTAACCTAACATGTACAAATATGTGTGTCAGAATGTGCCAATAATGGAATTGAAAATTAAGCTCCAACTTCCTATTTGCCTTCCCTGAACTTCCTCTTTTTGTCTGAGTAATTCCCTAAATTTGCACAGTCAGACTGACGGTAGTAAAACAGGCCTATCCCTTCATCTTCTTTGGAACCTAAAATGTGACTACTGAACACCTGACAATGGCTATAGTGCTTGTAGCAGGAGGTTATCCATCCTGAAGTCTTGATTTGTTAGCATTGGAGAGGTAATTGGTTAGCTCATAACTAGCTTCTCCAGGCTGGTGACATACTGGAACAGATACTTCCTCTGCTTTCTGGTAGCAAGGAGATGCCAGCATTAACATTGGAGAGGCTAGAGTCACAAATATATGAAAACATAACTGTAGCTAAAGTTAACTGAATAAAGTGCTGCATTGAcatgtctttgtttctgtttaatggCATATTGTGCAATATGCTGCTGTTACCTAGCATTGACTTCAGGCTAAGGCTACTACTATAAGCTACATAAACAAATGCATTAGGCCCTATAAACCACCTGGTGGCACTAAAAGTATTCAGCCTCATCTGATGAGAAGTAAAATGACCTGTCTTTATTCTTTGTAGCAGAAGTCGGCAACCCACGGCTCCGGAGCCACATGTGGCTCTTTCATCCCTCTGATGTGGCTCTCtggcttttaaaaataataaaatgtgtattcaattaaaatgtattttcactCTTTGCCGTGTGTCTGAAAGAAGTGAAAACTTACCTGAGCACCAAAAGGCTCATACTTCCTATACCAACCTTTGTATCACAATAGTGGGAACAGAGACAGACTTCCTAGATCTGACGAACAGGTGATGATAACAATGAATATCCAAAAGTTAACTTCAGGTCTCCTGTATTGTTTTCAGACGTTGGCAGAtgatttctgtttaaatgttaagAGGAACCTGTTGGTTCTCCATGAACTACAACTGGAATTCCTCCTAcagtaacagctttaaatatgCGTACCAGCTTCTGTTGAAGGTTGGTCTCATCCTCAACTCTGAAACATCAACAGCAGCAGATGATCTttaaggatggaggaagaaatACATTATTCAACTCtggtttttaacaaaaatgcaTCACCTTCAAAAGGTAAAGAAGTCCTGATTTCCTCATATTAAACATGGTtaatatgtttgattttaagACGTCTTTAAAAGGTCTGTTTAGTGAAGTTATGGAGCTAGTTCTGTTTGTTTCCAGTTGGCTGTTTTACTAAACTTAGACACCAGATTCAGCTGGGATTTTCCAGTTATCCCAGCTGAACctacttgtctttaatttcactcaaaactggagatttaatctTTATTGCAGATCATCTGCTCCAGACTAGACCATCAGTCAAGCTTAGATTTTTCAGTGTTCAATCAGGAGTCAATCGGTTCAGGAAATGCTTCTTTGTAGAGTTGTTTAAAGCATTTCATCCATGTTTTTAATCCAGTCTTatgtacttttattattattattactaattattgtacattaaaatacaatcaATTGTCCCAGAAACAGAAATTCATTTTTCTTGGATCGTCATTATTTCCAGCTGGTGTAGGTGTGTGCAGCTTGATGTTCAGTGAGGAATAAGCTTGCTTGTATCACTGTGGTTGCTGAGATgattgggcctcattcaccaacaaTTCTTACAAACTTGTTCTTAAGTCCTGCTTTTTATTAAGATTGCCGTATTCACAGATATCTTCATATCCTGAATTCCTTTATCTTACGAACACTCAGGAAAACTCTTACGAACATTTGAGTGCTGACATGTTCGAACAAAATTAATGTTTGTATCGTCTCCTGTTGTTCAGAAGGGATAAGAGAAAAGataagtactttattcatcctgTAGACTGGGGAATTTAGGTGTTACAGCTGCAAACAGCAATAGACAATttatcatgacagcagaatgatggtctggctgtcGTATTGTGATGAACAAATTTACTCTACTAAGAGGAGCCTTTTGGATACGAGCCTCCCCTTTActcttaaatgttattcttttttattattttaaaatatgtttttgcttaTAACCGCTGGACTGGACCAGAGaaacagcagaaggaaaaagATGGATAGAGGAGAAATAGGAAGAGAAAATATAGAACAAGGgaacaaaaggtagaaaaacAAGAgctgcaatcaaagctaaaccgataaactaaacagctgctacacctggaaaGAACCAGTAAACATCCTGAAGGTTTCTAAGAGAACACATCAGACTGAAaaccatgaacatgaacaacgaacacaacagcaactagtatgtgtgtgggtttgtgtgtgtgtgtgcatacaatAAAGGCTAGATTTGTCAGCCACCCTGCTGGCCAGTGGAGTTGAACCTCTGCACTGgtggccatcttgccacagtcaGCTCGCTCACtcaaactttgttttaatgGAGCATccactttataaataaccatAACTTGCTCAATTCATTAGCAGTTGTTTTGGATTTGGTTCCTTATAAATGCCAGAGATGTAGCTATGACAATGCATACTTatgaataatgataatgaataattatagcCAAAGATTCTAGAGCGGAGCTTTAACCGTGGACTTTCACATGATAATAAACATATAGGTGcaatgaatacacacacacacaatcaataTTTAGGCTACTAAAACTCAGCATACACAATGACAACATGattgttaatatatatatagatatacaatataaattttttatttattatatctttagtttattttatggtaaatgtcctgtatttataaagcattttactGTACTGATCCCCAAAGCGATTTACATTAtactcacacactgatggtggaagctgccatgcaaggcgacccatcaggagcaatctggggtttggtgtcttgctcagggaccctttgtcatgagctcgacaggccaaggatcgaaccggcaaccctcaggctacaagacgaccactctacccactgagccgtGCCCCATTTTATTATCTTATCATAACGcattataatacatttataatacATTATTCTCATTATTCACTGTCTGTAACATCTTGGACATAAAAGTGACGTGTTTCTGCAATACAAAATAAGTAGACTATAGTGGAGATTTACACATGGAGGACAGAGATACAAACAGATGTGTGAGTGAAACagttgaattgaatttaacactgaaaaggAAAACACTGATATATAATTAAATGACCTGACTTAAGATTTCACTAGACAGATACACAGGGCATAGTAGAGTGAGAGAGAACTTcaaaccaacacaaactacACATGATTTTCACTACTACATGACTGAATACAGACAGACTGTGTCTTTCTGAGGGAATTATCTTAATAACTAAACAACTTTGTGTTACAACTTAGATATGAAACATGCatcaaaaatttaatttgattgcttgattgatttattgttttacacagaagcattattttgttttgtttatcattATTGTAGCAGTTGTTTGTAGTTTGCaccattttacatgttttaggATTTGCACTTGTGCCATTTCTTGCCCTGGACCTTTgcaataaacattatttttaactaaatgttatttataatttttatagcggtttgtttagtttagagcaggggtgtccaaagtcggtccttgagggccgctgtcctgcaggttatcggtgtttcctgcttcaacgcacctgactcaaattaaatagatccaacagcctattaagttttgcacaatgactcagtaATTTGAGttaggtggttttggagcaggggcACATCAAacacctgcaggattgtggccctcggggaccggagctggacaccttCTTCCGATTCATCAGAGaacaacagttttattcagcccatctccagctgaaggtcaatAACAAAACTGATAAAGTCAGAGAAAGGAGACTGGATGGCGCCACTCTCCTACCAGTTCTCACCAAAAACAGGCTGGTATCCtaaacaactattgctatctcGCAGATGTGCATCTTCGAAAACCAGGCTTAACTTTCCCATAACCAAGTTTTGAAGCGAgaggtcagtctgacctcacacaagcattcacaataaacctgcagaaaaacagttacttcaaagttctttaaactgaaaacacacaatatgaaaaagTAACAGTGAAAggattaataataaatgaatgaagaaaactgaatatacatgtgattattatatgagtatatataAGTGATGACCATATGCAGCAAAATGTCTTTCATAAGTGTTTCAGAGTgaccttgttttgtttgttaataaagagaCAAGAATTTGTACATTAGTTACAAAATGTGTGAGACTTAGTGATGTAGCTTCAGTTTCGGTAAGCATTTTGCCGCGTAGGGTGGGGTGTAAAACTCCGGCACCTGCCGGCCTGGGGCCGGCCAtgcttataaatatttcatggcaggatgagtatcagaccttcagctgtggaaagtgccccaaacaaagtatttcctctCATGTCAAAGCTGAGTAAGAAAATAGCAGATGCAGATAATGTTAATGCAGTGTAAAAATTAGGGATGTGATATATTCAAGAGTTGATTACTGCGAGAAACATTACTATTTTAAGATTGCTTCGTTTATTGAGAGTACAAAGGAAAATACATGTTTAACATTTCATTAACACTGCTAGCTCATGTTAGCTCCCAGCTAACTTCTCCTCTTCAGGTGCCTCTCTTTATATTAGTTCCCAACAATAAGCCTACATTCAAAACAGCTGTACAACTCCACCCTTTAAATCATCACCATTGATGACTCCAGTCTCCTACATGGAGCAAACAGGCAGTCTAACCTCACTCTTCTGAGTCTGTAGGTGTTGCTCTGCAGAAATTTACTGATAGCTTATTTTGCTAATATGAATTAGAATACAGAAAACAGTCTACAAACTGCTTCTTATCAGTTATGCATTGTTGTTTCTATCATGCAGAGGAAAAAGAGgatgttacagtttattctggGGTAAAATTTGCAGAGCCTGTGACTACTGAACCAAGTAAGTAATAACATTTTACTACAACATGCAATATACTGCACCCTTCTGTTCTTTGGAGCTTGTTGCAGGTCTTAAATACTTCAATGTGCTGTTCACAGTTTATACAAACAAATTCAAACATTTTAGATTTTCCAAAGATGCTGCCATTTTTGGACTTATTGAACTCTGTTGCTCAAAGTCTACACCATCAAATCTTCAGcgttataaattataaatagtTGAGATGGCGTTTGACCTTGATTGTGTAGGTCAGTGGTGACCCATGACCACATCAATTCACTTGTTCTAACAGATACCTGGGCATCCACATGGATGAAGCACTAGTGTAAAAGCTTAATGTAAAAGTTGAATTTTCTCTGCAGCCTCAGAACATTTATAACTTCGGAGTTGCTGCTTCTTTTATATCATTTGCTATTGTATGTTTGCATTTATGGACAATTTGATAGTGCAGTTAAAAGCTTAAagcatgaatttccctgcaagggattaataaagtatttctgatctgatctgatctgattaaATCACATGATTTGAACAGATGGAAATCAGAAGTGTCAGTCAATATAACAATCCTATCAACAAAGCAGAATTAGACAGCCTAAGATAACACCCACACACTTCAGATGAGTTTCTTCAGGCTGGCTACAGGGTTCCCATAATTGTTAATATTTCTGTCACACAGAGGAAAACAAGGACCCGACTACTACTTCAGAGTTCAAAGCAAAAGAGCCTGAAGCTACTGTATCAAGTAAATTTGGTAAGTTTGAAAATACCATTCTGGCATTTTGAGGGTTTCTAGTACATGTACACTCACCAGCCGttaatcaggtccaccttctagtaccaggctGGACCCCCTTTTTACTACGGAACTACCTTACTTTTTAGATTGAACagggtgttggaaacattcctcagaggttttgctccatattgacataacagcgtcacacagttgctgcaggtttgtcggttgcatccatgatgagaatctcccgttccaccacatcctgaagctgctctactggactgagatctggtgactgtggaggccgttggagtccagtgaactcatcttcatgttctagaaagcaggtggagatgatctgagcttcgtgacatggtgcattatcctgctggaagtagcatcagaagatgctccactgtggtcataaagggatggacatggtcagcagcaatactcaggtaggctgtgctggttaaaccaggccacgttggtactaaggggccagAGTGGtacaagaaaatctcccccacaccattacaccagcagcagcctgaagcgttgatccaaggcaggatggatccatgtttttatgatgtttctaccaaattctgagcctagcatctgaatgtggagctgaaatggagactcatcagaccagcaatgtttctccatcttctattgtccagtgttggagAGTCTGTGTGTATTGTAGCCtaagtttctgaaatactcagagcAGCATCCATGCCACTTTCCCAGTGTGACTGGctaattagatatttgtgttaacatgtAATTGAACAgttggacctgataaagtggctgttGAGTGTATATGAGCTGCAAGTTATGAATTATTTTCTGgtattttgtctgtttgcttCCATTTTCTTAATGAATGTTTTACTGTACATACTGTAAATTATTCTGGTGACAATGTCACAGTTAGTAAATTGTTGTACATGAATATACCCTGCATGGTCAGAGGGGAAATGTCACACTAGTTCAgaggtttatttaaaagaacttACCCAGTTTTATAACATATGGTGTCTGTACACATTCCAAGATAGTAAACCACCATAATGTTTAGTCATTTCAGATTCACTTTTTTTCACCCCAAGCAGAAATTGAACCAGTTGCAGACTCTCACTCTCGCACTCATCTCCTGCCGATGTGTTTGGGGATACTTTGCATCATCCTGTTGGCAAGCATGATCGGCCTCATCGTCTACAGTGAGTTTTATTTAAGCACTAAACTATAATAAACAATTAGAGCAGCTTGCATGATCGTTGTTTCAGTGTGGGGAGAATGTTCTAACCAGAAGATAAAATCAAAGAACTCTGTAATGGGTTTGGATTAAATAACTTTGTTAACGtctctcataattattaaaaatattcctTAACAAATTCAGTACACTGCTCAGATGAACTTCTACATACTTGAATGGTGCTAGTTACTCACAATCAACCTCTTCAAGTTCTATCACCACATCACAATGCAGCCTCTCCtagagccgccaccttatcgtggtagTTGGGTTTACATTTTCCAGTGATAttaggagctatgttgtcagAGACCTCATGCCCCTGGAATGTCATCAAAGGCCAAAAAGGTCTCTACATGACAGACCAGACAAAGTGCAGCTCAGCAGACCCCTATGTAGAAAAAGAACATTGGTTCAAAGATTCCCTTGCCCAGATATGGGTTCCCAGGGTCCCCTCTGGAGCTAGGTCTGTAGGTGGGCCTCATGGCAACTTGGTGGCCAGGCCCTATGCACATGGGGTCCCAGTCAAGCTCAGCTCAAAAAGGTGACATCGGTCCCCATGGGCTAACCACCTGTGAAAGAGGCCGTAGGGGTCAGGTGCAATGTGAGCTGGGCGGTGGCTGAAGGTGGGGATCTTGGTCCAATCCTCAGCTGCCAAAGTTCACTCTAGGGCCGTGGAATGTCAACTTTCTGGTGGGGAAAGACCATGAGCACTAGCTCAGCTAATGGCCGTCAATGGAAGAAATCATTCTAAGTGGTCAGGTGACGGCATCAGTGTCCACAACGTAGTCAAAATTTCCAGAAAAGCAAGCAAGCGCGTCCTCCTGATGAAGATCCTCCAAGATGACTGCGCCCGAGCAAAGCGAAGCACAATGAAGCgcagcaaagcagcagcagtccCCAACAGACATGATCCGGTGCTGCACGGCCACTCCACAGCTCAAATCGTATGATCCTGGATCGCACAGCTTATCGCTGAGCTTTCACAGGCCTTCGTCCTCTGCAGCTTGGCGTCAGGCACCGTGTTGTCACACTGCTGTGTATAACCAAAATCCAGGGGCGCATGTGAGGCGAAGAAATCCACGAGTTATGCAGCATGCAGCATATAACCAGAGTGAGCAGCACTAGATGGACAAACAAACAGTTTGCAGCGACGGCTGCTAGCCTACCTGCACCATCCAGGAGGGGAAGTTCGGGATTCCAGGAAATGACATAAGCCCAGCCACCAGCAAGCGAGAGGCAGCCTGCACGCCCTGCTTGCCTTTTATATGATCGTCCCCCCCAGTAATTGGCTGACCAACACGTATGGCAATCAATAACGCACGTAACACACGTGTGTCCTACTacaaatggatagatggatcaTAAAGCAATAGAGAGATAAACCTTTCCCAAAGATCCATCAGCTGGTGCGTTTAAAAGGTCTTAATGGACTTGCGCTGAATTAAAGCAACCATAGATAGCCAGTGGATGACAATTAATAGTAAAGTGATATTTGACTTTATGTTTGATGGACTAGTTTACTAATGTGCTGTCTCTTTTCCTTCCTAGTCATCACAGTAATGAACAAACTGGAAGCAAACCTCAGCGACCTCAAAGGACAAAATGAGCAACTGATTGTGGAAAAGAAAGTCTTAGAGAATCAGACTGAGCAGGTCACagtgaagatgaaaatgtttgagaaccagacTGAGCAGCTAAAAATGGAAAAGAGAAGACTGGAGAATCAGACCGAGCAGCTGAGCAGAGACCGAGACGACCTAAACTGGACACTGGGAGTCATCCTGACATTCAACAGCTTTCCAGTAAACGAATTTTGCCCGAACAAAAGTGAGTACTTAACTAAGTCAACCTAGCTAAGACagttattattgtattttattaagtATGATAATCTCAACTTTACTTCGTTGTAGGAGTTGTGCCAcaaagactttgtttttttaatattcagtctttatttgtgagaaaattattattttttttttttttgcttgtttaaaaGCTCCATTTAAACAGgactaaaaacaaactaaactcaCCAATATGTCACTTAAACTCTCAACACTCCAACACTACTCTTGAATTAGGAGGGGATTCCTCGGCTTTATCTCTGTCAATACATTGCAGCAAAATTCGAACCACTTTCTGAACTGCTACATGCTTCAAATGCCACTGAAGACATCGCTCACCATAAACAATATGAGTGTCGGAACAAGCTGTAAACACTTTCTCCATTTAAAGGTTGAACTACTGGGGGGCTATTGCTGctacagctctggggaagaaccTGTCTCTGATTCTTTTTGTGGTAGTTTTAAAGTGTAATTGTACCCTCTACTTTCTGTGTAACTTCACCCActgctgaatttaaaaaaatgcctcAAACTGcgagggttggggtgggaggtgtggggtgatctgGGGTcagagagtgggcgggtcgggatacacaggcagaaatgattgacagacagacagcagctca
Encoded here:
- the LOC121641021 gene encoding C-type lectin domain family 12 member B-like isoform X1 codes for the protein MEEEIHYSTLVFNKNASPSKEEKEDVTVYSGVKFAEPVTTEPKENKDPTTTSEFKAKEPEATVSSKFAEIEPVADSHSRTHLLPMCLGILCIILLASMIGLIVYIITVMNKLEANLSDLKGQNEQLIVEKKVLENQTEQVTVKMKMFENQTEQLKMEKRRLENQTEQLSRDRDDLNWTLGVILTFNSFPVNEFCPNKKCQSCRTGWIQYQKKCYLFYEDSQTWMTWSDSRQYCQDKNADLVVIDDLQEQKFISQNTKYYYDKFHGYWMGLQNNGTTWVWIDGHKDTLQYWRTLNEKLYGLTIPGTNISQSWDSGNIEFQNKFICEDDVLIRSN
- the LOC121641021 gene encoding C-type lectin domain family 12 member B-like isoform X2, translated to MEEEIHYSTLVFNKNASPSKEEKEDVTVYSGVKFAEPVTTEPKENKDPTTTSEFKAKEPEATVSSKFEIEPVADSHSRTHLLPMCLGILCIILLASMIGLIVYIITVMNKLEANLSDLKGQNEQLIVEKKVLENQTEQVTVKMKMFENQTEQLKMEKRRLENQTEQLSRDRDDLNWTLGVILTFNSFPVNEFCPNKKCQSCRTGWIQYQKKCYLFYEDSQTWMTWSDSRQYCQDKNADLVVIDDLQEQKFISQNTKYYYDKFHGYWMGLQNNGTTWVWIDGHKDTLQYWRTLNEKLYGLTIPGTNISQSWDSGNIEFQNKFICEDDVLIRSN